Genomic DNA from Panthera leo isolate Ple1 chromosome A1, P.leo_Ple1_pat1.1, whole genome shotgun sequence:
CCTCGGCGGGAGCGCCTTTGACGCCGGCTGgcccctttctctccacctcagTTCCCCTCGGCCCCGGCCGTCGCACGGAGAGGCAAGGGGCTGAGATAGTCGGCCGGATAGTCCACGGACCCCAAAGGCCGCCGCGGAGTCCGCAGCCGGCGCTTGGCCCAGCCAACCCACGGGGCCACCCGACCCGGGCACTCTTCTCCAGAAGGGGGAGCAACGGTGCCTCCCCCTGAAGACGGCAGGAAAATGGTATTCCCCGGAAGTGACTTCACGGCCTCCCGGAGCGGCTTCCAGTTAGCGGAAGTGACGGAAGGAGGCCGGTGGTTCCCGAGACTGTGGAGGGCGAGGTGACCCCCGCGCGGGAGTGAGGTCCGGTCGTGCGGTCGTGGTGGCCCCTGGGAGGGTGGAGGCGGCGCCTGGGCCGGGAAGGATGGGGAGCGCCGGGGAGGACCTCTTGGGTGGAAGCGGCGCGTCCGGAGACTGAGGCAAGCGCCTGTCGACCCTCGGTGTTGCAGGCGCCGTCACGACCATGGGCCGCGAGTTTGGGCATCTGACACGGATGCGGCATGTGATCACCTACAGCTTGTCACCCTTCGAGCAGCGCGCCTTCCCCCACTACTTCAGCAAGGGCATCCCCAACGTGCTGCGCCGCACGCGGGCGTGCATTCTTCGCGTCCTGCCGCGTGAGTGCCTTGGCCGGGTAGGGGGGCTGGACTTCCATCACACCCCAACAGCGGGTCCCTTCCGTGAGCACTGTCGGTAGGGCAGGCACTCCGCAACTTGGGATACGCCCGGTTTCTCACTGAGTGTTCCTGAAAGCCCTCGTGCTAGTATATCGTCCTGCTTATCTTAACCGATGAGTAAACTGAGTCACAGACGACTTACGACCCGTGCAAGGTCACCTGTGTGATTCCAGCGCCTCCCTCTGAGGTCATCTTTACCCACTAAGTAGCGAGGAACTGTTTGTGTTACATCCGCATCAGGTAGTGATGAAAATTAGCCCAACGTTGTGAATTTGCTAAAAACCACAGAAGTGTTCACTTACGTGTTTCTGTTACGTGCATCGTTATGTGCATAGTTTCTGTGAATTATCTTcattatctcattaaaatatttaaaatgtgcaacAGGAAAGAGGTAGGGGAGGTCTGGTGACAAATTTTCCTGGGCTGGCCCTTTATTTTGGTCGCCTGTAAAATGAGTGTGTGATATAACCTTCCTTCATCATCTGGTTTAAAAGCGGCTTCTTGGAAACTAGAGACAGGAGGGCAGAACCTGCAGTGAGTCAGAAAGGAAGACTGGGACCCCAGTGTCTTATATGGGTGCACTGCTTACTctcacttttgatttttaaagcgTTTGTAGGGTTTTATCTTGTCTATACCTGGGGGACCCAGGAGTTTGAAAAATCCAAGAGGAAGAATCCCGCTGCTTATGAAAATGACAAATGAGCCACTCATCTGGATAATGGTTCCCTTCATTTGAAAGCCCTTCTCTGGGAGAGGAGTCGACACTGTACTGTCTTGAAGACATAATAAACTTCTTATGGACTGCACCGttgtcattttccatttctgtgagcAAGTCCTGGATGTGACTGCTAATATTCAAGTTCGTGAACTCCCCTTCCTGGCATGAGTCCTAAACAGTTTCTCTAGTGAGTTTGGTGAAGGATCTGAGCTCAGTGCTTGTTCTATAATCTACGAGAAAGTAGCTGCAGCTGTTCCTGCAGATCATTTGTGAACCGCGGGTTGCCAGGGGTCTGTTCCCGTAATAACAGTAAGATCTGGTCACTACTGTAATTACGGTGTGTCACATACTCAGCCCTTCACGTGCCTTTAAACCTcacacctgcctttttttttaattatcattattgcacacattttgcagatgaggacacatGCACAATGAGAGTAAGTAATTTGACTAAATGACACAACCAATGATGGTAGAGTCTGACACTAATGCTTCTAAAGCCATGCTAGACTGCCTTTCCTCCTAAGACAGGCCTTCCTTAGCCAGAGGGGAAGTCAGCTATAAAAGCAGGGGTGAGATCACCACCTGGCCCCTAGAGCTGGTGTCAGCAAATTGCCTGTTCTTGTACCAGGCTGCTAATGGTTTTAATCACATATGGCCCAGAAAGCTTAAAATACTCTCTGGCCTTTTATTGAAAAGTTTACTCTTGTTCTAGAGCCTTTGAATTCTCTTTTTAGTAGAAAGGCCCTTTTCCCTTCACCAGGAGATGGTAGAGGTAGGTATGGGTAGTTTACATGCTTCTGGTTCCCTGCTCCATTTCTAGAAACTTTCTCACTTCTTAGGACACTTCCTGCTGGTCCAGAGCAGCAACTTTCCCAGTGTAGTTCAGCTTCTGGCCCAGGctgtattttttctccttcttttctttttattatttttaaaaaatgtttattttagagcgagacagagtgtgagggggtaaggagagagagagggagacaccgaatccaaagcaggctccagcctctgagctgtcagcacagagcccagtgcggggcttgaaatcataaactgcgagatcgtgacctgagctaaagtcggatgtttaaccagctgagccactcagttgcccctcTTTTATTCTAACAATTATTCTTGCCTTTTAGGAACCAGAattaaaatacttagaaacaaaAAACGCTAATAGAAATTGGATTGTGTGGCAGGATAAAGAACCTCTGAGTCTGGTGAACTGGGGCGCATACCCTTTAACCTGTGTTTCTTCACTGTATGATACAAACAAGAAATCTGCATCCCTGAGCTTTGAACTTTTTGCCAGTAAGATAATGTGTTAATATAAAGCCATAGGGTTGTAATGGTGAGATGAGAGATAAGTAGGCGTCTGGCAGGCTTAACAAAGGACAGCTATGTGATGAAAATTGCCTTACCAAACGTCCAGTTTTCCTGGGCTCTGTCCAAATTTGTTCCCGGGACTTGCTGTGTATTTGGGTCCTAGACTATTGACAATCTGATGCAGCTGTGGACCTGAAGGTGTAAATGTACCCCTCCTTCACTTTATTTAGTTTCAACAGGTTCAGGCACCAGGGAGGGCCACTGCCTTGATGGGCCAGTAACCTGTCCTCTTCCCTCTGACTAGCCTCAAACTTCCTTGGGGAGATGGCTTCCCTCTCCCATCTTTTTGGCTCCATTTTACCCCAAGATGTTGTTTCTTCTTGGTTCCTTGACTCCTTTAAAGATAACAGCTCAAAAGTAAACTTAACCCTTTTTCAGCACAGACCAGGCCCTGAGTCTGGGTCTGAATCCTTTTTATCCCAGGAATGCTCTGAGAAGACCCTGCTACAATCTCTTTTATTGAAGTTCTGctttgaataaaattattaaaggCTGCCAGAAGGCTGTCTCTCACCAAAGGGCTTCCTTCTCtaaactggggagggggggggggaaggggggggcacgGAACCCTGTGTAGCAGGGTGATGGGGACGGTGGGtgaaaggggtgtgtgtggggatgTGTTTGCGTTATCATAGCTCAGTGCTACTGTACTGGGACCTGGGATTATTTTGGAGACCATTCTATCTGCAGAGATCTGtaaagaaaagaacttttaaagtcTCTTAAGGAAGAAGGGGACCACTGCCGTGGGCCTTAATGCCTATAACCCACCCACTTGGAGCCTCCAGCCCTGGCTGTGGCTCAGTCCTCTGCTTCCAGGGCACAACCACTTAACTCATCTAGCCCTTCTTTTCCTCAGCACTGCCCCGCCCCCACAAGGGCTCTTATCTCTGGGCTGTAGAATGCAGCGAAGTGAACTCCACTTTGCCAACAAAGTCCTCGAGATGCAGGCCTACCTAGTGTAGGGCCAGAAGTCTGTGCCAGTTCCAGCCAGCAAAAAAGCAAATATACTTTGACCCTTTGTTGAAGTTTTACCTGGAAGAGTTTTTCCATTTCAGAGTCTTTCATTTTTTAGTAGACCTGTCCTGCTCAGGGACAGCAAAAAAGTCTCCAGTTACGGCCAAGCCCTAATGGTCTCCTCTCCATCTGGAATGTGTTTCAAACTGCTCATGTAGCTacaccctctttctctcatttcatcctcGGCACTTACCTCCGCAGCAGAAAATCCCTGGGAGTTGTAATCAGAGTTACCTAGCTATAAGCTATCCAACatgcttctcattttctttttgtaaattaatcatttgacaccccccccccccccccccccccccccccccccccccccgccaaatgtCAGTGGCTGAGAGGTCTCAGGTCTCCTCCCATCTCACTGAGAGAACAAGAGACTGAAGCTCAAAGGGAAAGGACTGACCACTGGTCAGTTAACCCAGACCCCGGGCTCCTGCCTCCCAGCCAagcattgttttctctttatggCTGAGATTGTTAAAGGCTGCTTAGACCTTTCTGCTGGAGGAAGATGTAGTTGTATGCTTATTCATTCAGCGAATACTTGACTGTTACAGAGCccactgattatttttatttatttcaggaataGGCATTCACAACTATTCAAGGGCTATGGGATGGTTGTGGACAATGGCTGTCACTTCAGCTTCATGCTGTCCAGATGCCACTTTCCTTTTCAAACTTTGATTTTTGCTCCATGTTTAACTTAAACTACAGAGGTAATGTAGGCATATTTTGGAATACTTTTCCTAACCGGGTTCCTTCCATGGGCAGTGAACTGATGGGACTTTCCTCTTGGGAGGGGAGGTGGCAAACAAGATTGAGGCTTGAATCCCAAAGGCTTCTGCAGTGCTGTCACACTCATTATGATAAATAAGACTTTATCCCCCTGTACACAATGGACCCTCAGGCTTTTTCCTTGCCTGGGGAATTGGCTAGTTTGATTTTGCTTGGAGTAGaggaaggcagaaatgaaagATGAGGAGAAACCATGTTTGGAACTAGCAGTTTCCAAATCCCATTTGGCAGATCATGCTCTTTAAGGGGAGGCTGGCACGGAGGCCACAGACCTGTCTCTAGGACATCACGTTGTCAGTCTTTTGCTTATCTAATCAGATTTGTGTTCTTACCCAAAGTTCACTAGGTCATCACATAGCTTCTTCCCCACTCCACAGAGGTTCCTGGTTAAGCCCCTACCTGGGCTGATTCAACATCCAAGCTCAGGCCTAAGGGGAAGGAGCAACCAGCTAGTCTGTTTCTTCAAGTTCCTAAAGTGCAAGTAGTGGTGTCTCCCTCGGGGCCTGGCTGCACGGTCATCAGTGGACTGGGACCAGGACAGTCAGATCTGTGGCCACACCCCACTCCCCTAGCTCCAGTTGAGGTCCATCTTCCCACTCTCTGCTCCCTCAATAAGACGATTGGCATTTATGCTGTCCTATCTTCTGCTGTTCTGCGTCTCCTCCACTTTACCTTGCAGAACAGGCAACCTCAGACCAAATACCCATCCTGATAACAAGGGCCTTGGAAAGAGGTATCagccaagcttttttttttttttttttttaatatttatttttgagagagacagagaagagacagtgtgtgagcaggggacggacaAAGAagtggggagacagaatccgaagcaggctccaggctctgagctgtcggcacagagcccaatgcagggctcaaactcatgacctgtgcgatcatgacctgagctgaagtcggttgcccaaccgactaagccacccagggaccccgtATCAGCCACGTTTTTAGGGAGACACCAAGGAATCTTGTTACATCTGTCTTGGCTTAACCTTCCAGGTCATAGGAGGGATGTGAAGTCCTATCAATCTTACTCATAAGTTACAGCTCTTTCCCCCACATTTATCAAAATGCCCATGTCATTTAAGGAGTACCCATAACACCTCATGACTTAGGTACACACACTTTCTTGTTCTAGCAATCTGCAGCTGTTCCTACGGAAGCTGATGGACGTTTTGTGCTTTGGCAATATCTCAGCCCTAGGCCTGCTCCCCTGAGGCTGCTAGAAGGCTATGCTCTGCAGATGATCCCAGTCACCTACTGGGCAGAAAGCCTGTAATTCCAGGATTGCTGTCATATGTCACCACCATCAAGCAATCCCACTGATTTAGGACCTAGGATGCTAAGAactcattcacatttttaaaaacaaaaccacctatACTCATTCATTCTATTCACCCATAGTTCAAGTAAGTCCCACATCAGTCTTGATTGCCCTTCCCCTGGGAAAAGGCAGGTAGGCCAGACTTTGAACTTGCCACAGCTGGGTCCATTCTTCTAGTGGGACGATCTGGAGCAGATAACTGGATGAGAGTCCATCTGTACAAAAGGGGGATCTGGGGCCACTGTTGATCACATATGCTGAAGCAACTTCCCAAAGAAGGGAGCTAAGGGCCTTATCCAATTGCCTGCAACATGACAGACTGGTGCTTCTTTCCTAGACAAGTCTGAAAGGGATCAACACTATTTCTGAAGACCTCactattagaattttattttgattacgGTGACCTCACTGAGCTATTTTGGAATCAAAATGTGGCTAGGTGCCTGGTTTCCCTCAGTGGCTTCACGTGGCtttcaaagggaaggagagggtggtGCTTTTGGTAAAATGGGTAATAGCGTCCAAGCCAGTAAcataatcactcaaagtccaAATGAGGGATCAGTAAATACAACGTGCCTGAAAGGCAGGCCTTGAGCACATTCCTCTGGTAGACATTAACTTATTACATCAACTGTGGTTGCAAATATAAACTTTGCCCCCATCTCACCTGGCAACCATAAAAGTGGTGAATTTCAGTCTATAAAAGGAAGTGGGAACTGCCCCCGGATTTCAGGCTCCAACAGCCTCCCTGTCAAGATGTGGCATCTCAAACTCTTGGCGGTGCTCATGATCTGCTTGCTGCTGTTGGACCAGGTAAGAAGTGGGTGTACAGGGATTGTGGTGGTGTGGAGGGGTGggtgtggcgggggtgggggggtggggaattgTAGACCGAACTTGAGAACCAGACTCAGCCCTTGAGGAAAAGTCCCTCTGCTCTGAGTCTACAGCATCCTGGCGGTGAGCATTCTCCCAAGGTGTGCAGAAAGGGGTCACCTCTTCCACGCCTGAGCTTTACTGGTCTTTGCCCTACAGGTAGATGGCTCTCCCATGCTGGAACCGAGTTCAATGAAGAGAAGGCCACGGAGAATGACTCCATTTTGGAGAGGGGTTTCCCTCAGGCCCATCGGATCCTCTTGCAGAGATGATTCTGAGTGTATCACGAGGCTGTGCAGGTAACTCCAAAAActtgggagaagggcagaggacagAAGAGCACACACACAGATCTAAGAATAAAACTGGGAGAGGCGACTGCCTGGGCTGTAGCCGGGAGCTCCATGGAGAATCCCTCAGGACTGGAGAACCAAGAACAGCTCAACAAAGTTAGCATGAAAGGTGGTGCCTTTCCTTTCTGCAGTCTATCCTGAGGTTAGATAGagccaggagaggaaggaaacacagaagacaTGTCTCTGGGCACTGCTAAACCTTTGTCTTAAAAaccaccttttcttttccttaagaaaaagaCGCTGTTCCCTAAGTGTGGCCCAGGAATGACGTACACACCGGGGGAAAAGAGGACAGCATTCACCTACAACAATGCTCCATTCTATGGAATACTGATGAACTGCATTTTGGCTGGAGACACTTAAGTGAagcaattttgtgtttttaatatttaaagacagATATATGCTTTAAACTGGTCTCCGTTTCTTCTTAGAATGTTATGTAGATAAGCTTAACTAAACTTGTcaatttagagtttatttttctatgtatactATTAAACGTCTCAAACTGAAATTTTCAGTCTCAAATTCAAgtttttgaggggaaaaaggaTTCATTTTGTATGCTACAGAAAAACCCCAACATTGCCTAGTAACAGACTACTCAATCTGGAAAGGACAGTGAAAGTGAACatgtaagaaataaagaacacaatGGCAGGCTGCAAGAGAAAAGTTTCATAGGAGCCAGAGGATCAGCCTTGGCAAGTTCACAAGCTGTGGCCCTGGATCCCGGCCCTTTGCTCCAGGTCAGAACTCTTCAGCAAGGCCTCAGACATGGGCAGTGTCAGCACTTACTGCCCGATGATGGGCCCAAGTCTGTCTATGACTGAAAAGGAGGcagaactggaagaagaaaatctagtttaataaaacaataaaacccaAGCCCCCAAGAACAGCAGAAAAGACGTTTCTGAGTTCTACTGGAGCAGGGTGAACTGTGATCTACGCAAAAGGATGCATGGCCAGCAAGTTCAGAATTTCTGTCATCAGAAAAGGAGAGCCGGACTAGGGGACCGACTCTTCAAGCAGAGAAGCAGTAGACACTAAGCTACAAAAGAGAAATTACATGAAAAGGCAGAGTAAGAGTTGAAGAAGTTTAAAGAGCACAGTGTTTATAAACTTTAATACAGAAAATctatttgatatttattaaacTTAGTTTCTCCAGCTATGGTTTGGCATTATACAAAGCATCTTAATGACACAGTAGAGTTAAAAAGATCTTTACAAATTGAAATGTGATACCCTTGTctccaaatattttaattgccataaatttgtttaaaaatacacattaaacgcATGTTTGACAC
This window encodes:
- the LOC122217649 gene encoding cytochrome b-c1 complex subunit 8, whose translation is MGREFGHLTRMRHVITYSLSPFEQRAFPHYFSKGIPNVLRRTRACILRVLPPFVGFYLVYTWGTQEFEKSKRKNPAAYENDK
- the LEAP2 gene encoding liver-expressed antimicrobial peptide 2, encoding MWHLKLLAVLMICLLLLDQVDGSPMLEPSSMKRRPRRMTPFWRGVSLRPIGSSCRDDSECITRLCRKRRCSLSVAQE